One window from the genome of Nicotiana sylvestris chromosome 9, ASM39365v2, whole genome shotgun sequence encodes:
- the LOC138877718 gene encoding filament-like plant protein → MNSSVGNHSNIHCTCSSVRLSKNSTHSFQLLCEGLKQRADELARKVEELKEQEEDLMRVVACSSELEATLRAKEDELELSRGVVSENADLQAKVASLAAELDMKTIEVDELKGELSANTDKLAYAERGRAAAISEVAVSEDALCVCKLERTKEMEASVLRTKELEGRIQGLEAELSVLNKQVDSLKAKDVRRQLQPSTSYSPADPVVPRHLYELWVHVEAQLDVYKALYVDGRASEAELRDVRARARVTREACG, encoded by the coding sequence atgaattcgtctgttgggaaccattcaaacatccattgcacctgttcctcggtcagattgtcaaagaactctacccattctttcCAACTACTCTGTGAAGGGCTCAAGCAGAGGGCGGATGAGCTGGCGCGTAAGGtcgaggagttgaaggaacaagaAGAGGACCTTATGAGGGTCGTTGCCTGTAGTAGTGAGCTTGAGGCAACCCTTAGAGCCAAAGAAGATGAGCTTGAGCTAAGTAGGGGAGTAGTGTCTGAAAATGCCGATCTTCAAGCGAAGGTAGCTAGTTTGGCTGCCGAACTAGACATGAAGACGATTGAGGTCGATGAGCTTAAGGGTGAATTGAGTGCGAATACTGATAAATTGGCCTATGCTGAGAGGGGGAGGGCGGCAGCCATTTCTGAGGTGGCGGTTTCAGAGGACGCTCTCTGTGTTTGTAAGTTAGAGCGGACTAAGGAGATGGAGGCGTCTGTGCTTAGGACGAAGGAACTTGAGGGGCGTATTCAAGGGTTGGAGGCGGAACTGTCTGTACTGAACAAGCAAGTGGATTCATTGAAAGCGAAGGACGTACGACGACAGTTGCAACCTTCTACATCTTATTCCCCAGCTGATCCTGTCGTGCCTCGACATTTATATGAGTTGTGGGTTCACGTTGAGGCTCAGCTCGATGTGTACAAAGCCCTTTATGTTGATGGGAGGGCGTCTGAAGCGGAACTTCGGGATGTACGTGCTAGGGCTCGTGTGACTCGTG